A genomic region of Cannabis sativa cultivar Pink pepper isolate KNU-18-1 chromosome 1, ASM2916894v1, whole genome shotgun sequence contains the following coding sequences:
- the LOC133029927 gene encoding uncharacterized protein LOC133029927, which translates to MDYAKLVAEEMVEQLENNRKKEPEITDYDELLITDPHHPEIEEAQIYKDKETLQSVLGFYAIRNNFQFRVKKSCARTYKICCLDPKCKWALTASRNGPTKSFIIRKYDRKVIHTCDLNIRFADKRQATTKLIGNYIKPRFTNIKTTQTPQDIRGEMKHKYGVRMNYMKAWRSKEHAQEELRGKANESYGVLCPVFCTCCKKLIPNNSAHGNRG; encoded by the coding sequence atggactatgcaaaacttgtggcagaggagatggttgagcaactggaaaacaacagaaaaaaggaaccagaaatcacagattatgacgaactactaatcacagatccgcatcatcctgaaatagaagaagcacaaatatacaaagacaaagaaacactgcagagtgtgcttggtttctatgcaattaggaacaacttccaattcagagttaaaaaatcatgtgcaagaacatacaagatttgttgtttggatccaaaatgcaagtgggcactaacagcatccagaaacgggccaacaaagtcattcatcattcgaaagtacgacagaaaggtgatacacacttgtgatctaaacatcagatttgccgacaagagacaagctacaacgaaattgattggaaactacatcaagccacggttcaccaacataaaaacaactcaaacgccacaagacatcagaggagaaatgaaacacaagtatggggtgagaatgaactacatgaaagcatggagaagcaaagagCACGCGCAAGAAGAATTACGAGGAAAAGCCAACGAATCATACGGAGTTCTTTGCCCGGTTTTTTGCACATGTTGCAAAAAACTAATCCCGAACAATAGTGCACATGGAAACAGAGGATGA
- the LOC133030231 gene encoding uncharacterized protein LOC133030231, with amino-acid sequence MSELDSLDIRVRPYLQQVGYHKWSRYHCKNNKYSTMTSNIAESLNAANLAARELPITTLMESLRALIQQWTYTNRKKAQKITTFLTPTAEKKLVDNFVDSLTENVKPINETMFEVVELTRSWVINLKEKTCSCNRFQLDELPCAHALAVIKEMNLNVYNYCSGYYTTRTWLETYSGSTYPVHNHTTWDVPQNIKDIIVLPPNQKIRSGRPRKRRFLSEWDTKKHNRCSKCGQHGHNRKTCNNQAIK; translated from the exons atgagcgagttggacagcttggacatccgtgtaagaccatatttacaacaagttggataccacaaatggtcaagataccactgcaaaaacaacaagtattcaactatgacttcaaacattgctgaatctctaaatgcagcaaacttggcagctagagagctaccaatcacaacactgatggagtcattgagagcattgattcaacaatggacatacacaaacaggaaaaaagcacagaaaataacaacatttttaacacctacagcagagaagaaattagtcgacaactttgtggactcattgacagaaaat GTAAAACCAATAAACGAGACCATGTTCGAAGTCGTTGAACTAACCAGATCATGGGTCATCAACCTCAAGGAGAAAACATGCAGTTGCAACAGATTCCAACTTGATGAGTTACCGTgtgctcatgcgcttgctgttataaaagagatgaacttgaatgtttacaactactgttcaggttattacaccacgcgaacatggcttgaaacatacagcggctcaacatatccggtacacaatcacacaacttgggatgtgccacaaaacataaaagatatcattgttctgccaccaaaccaaaaaataagatctggaagaccaaggaaacgaaggtttttatctgaatgggatacaaaaaaacataacaggtgcagcaaatgtggacaacacggacacaatcgaaagacatgcaacaatcaagcaataaaatag
- the LOC133030232 gene encoding UMP-CMP kinase isoform X6, with protein MWRRVTLLSSLVSSSNASILNQAKPFITFVLGGPGSGKGTQCEKIVETYGFNHLSAGDLLRREIASETEYGTMILNTIREGKIVPSQVTVKIIQREMESSDNIKFLIDGFPRSEENRVAFEKITGAEPDLVLFFDCPEEEMVKRVLNRNQGRVDDNIETMKKRLKIFEALNRPVINYYSEKGKVFKINAVGNVDEIFEQVRPIFDSCKVTN; from the exons ATGTGGAGGCGTGTCACTTTACTTTCTTCACTGGTTTCCTCCTCCAACGCCTCCATTCTTAACCAG GCAAAACCTTTCATAACCTTCGTCTTAG GGGGCCCAGGTAGTGGAAAAGGTACACAATGTGAAAAGATCGTTGAAACCTATGGGTTCAATCATTTGAGTGCAGGAGATCTGCTTAGAAGGGAAATTGCCTCTGAAACTGAATATGG CACTATGATTCTAAATACTATCAGAGAAGGTAAAATTGTTCCCTCTCAAGTTACAGTCAAGATTATTCAGAGGGAGATGGAATCAAGTGACAATATAAAATTTCTTATCGACGGGTTCCCTCGAAGTGAAGAGAACCGTGTAGCttttgaaaaaatt ACTGGAGCAGAACCAGACTTGGTGCTTTTCTTTGACTGTCCCGAGGAAGAGATGGTGAAGCGAGTGCTAAATCGCAATCAG GGCAGAGTTGATGATAACATTGAAACGATGAAAAAACGTCTTAAAATTTTTGAAGCATTAAATCGTCCCGTTATCAACTACTACTCAGAGAAAGGAAAAGTTTTCAAG ATCAATGCAGTAGGAAATGTAGATGAAATATTTGAACAAGTTCGCCCAATTTTCGACTCATGTAAG GTAACAAACTGA
- the LOC133030229 gene encoding uncharacterized protein LOC133030229 — MLQVWDYKFSPSDFYRSKCVCTSVYSVIDNIKNTLSVNLLSLFRQTQFGHFLDMPEFVFHPQVVHSLLLREVFQPNPKEFWAKVAGRCIRFSAEEFYLISGLDCFGDCNKLLFSQETNQLVETCFRGVKTIDHKAIEDAFLGSRWGLDESIGLKMAVLYFIQCFLLSNTPDKEVSRFDLDVVDSGRWDEYCWGRESFELTIDSFKGRIQHGIIMKNRKAEKGGQYDGWYRALGCPWVFTVWFYECCPAMVNSFCKRVSSSIPRILNWSNTIVTKNPTLRDLKGKIFDLPLDKVIYSFFTVSFQFYLCC, encoded by the coding sequence ATGTTGCAGGTTTGGGACTACAAATTTAGTCCTTCTGATTTTTATAGATCTAAGTGTGTATGCACCAGTGTTTATTCCGTGATAGATAATATTAAGAACACTTTATCTGTTAATTTGCTTTCTTTGTTTCGTCAAACTCAGTTTGGGCATTTTCTGGATATGCCTGAGTTTGTTTTTCATCCGCAAGTCGTACATAGTCTATTACTAAGGGAAGTTTTCCAGCCCAATCCTAAAGAGTTTTGGGCTAAGGTTGCTGGCCGTTGCATACGGTTTAGTGCCGAAGAATTTTACTTGATTTCTGGATTAGATTGTTTCGGTGATtgcaacaagttgttgttttcacaggaaacaaatcaattggtagaaacatgtttccgtggtgtaaaaactattgaccacaaagccatcgaggatgcttttttgggtagtcggtggggtttggatgagtctattggtttgaaaatggctgttttgtatttcattcagtgttttcttcttagcaatACTCCTGACAAAGAAGTGTCTAGGTTTGATCTAGATGTAGTCGATAGCGGTCGGTGGGAtgagtattgttggggtagggaATCATTTGAATTGACAATTGACTCATTCAAAGGTAGGATCCAGCATGGGATCATTATGAAAAACAGAAAGGCAGAGAAGGGAGGCCAATATGATGGCTGGTATAGGGCATTGGGATGTCCTTGGGTTTTCACGGTTTGGTTTTATGAATGTTGTCCTGCAATGGTGAACTCTTTCTGTAAGAGAGTTTCATCTTCTATTCCAAGGATTCTGAACTGGAGCAACACCAtcgtcaccaaaaatccaactcTTCGAGACTTGAAGGGCAAGATTTTTGATTTACCTTTGGACAAGGTAATTTACAGtttctttacagtttcttttcagttttatttatgttgttaa
- the LOC133030232 gene encoding UMP-CMP kinase isoform X4, producing the protein MWRRVTLLSSLVSSSNASILNQGAFTFKFWETFSTEAKPFITFVLGGPGSGKGTQCEKIVETYGFNHLSAGDLLRREIASETEYGTMILNTIREGKIVPSQVTVKIIQREMESSDNIKFLIDGFPRSEENRVAFEKITGAEPDLVLFFDCPEEEMVKRVLNRNQGRVDDNIETMKKRLKIFEALNRPVINYYSEKGKVFKINAVGNVDEIFEQVRPIFDSCKVTN; encoded by the exons ATGTGGAGGCGTGTCACTTTACTTTCTTCACTGGTTTCCTCCTCCAACGCCTCCATTCTTAACCAG GGAGCATTTACCttcaaattttgggaaacattTTCCACAGAG GCAAAACCTTTCATAACCTTCGTCTTAG GGGGCCCAGGTAGTGGAAAAGGTACACAATGTGAAAAGATCGTTGAAACCTATGGGTTCAATCATTTGAGTGCAGGAGATCTGCTTAGAAGGGAAATTGCCTCTGAAACTGAATATGG CACTATGATTCTAAATACTATCAGAGAAGGTAAAATTGTTCCCTCTCAAGTTACAGTCAAGATTATTCAGAGGGAGATGGAATCAAGTGACAATATAAAATTTCTTATCGACGGGTTCCCTCGAAGTGAAGAGAACCGTGTAGCttttgaaaaaatt ACTGGAGCAGAACCAGACTTGGTGCTTTTCTTTGACTGTCCCGAGGAAGAGATGGTGAAGCGAGTGCTAAATCGCAATCAG GGCAGAGTTGATGATAACATTGAAACGATGAAAAAACGTCTTAAAATTTTTGAAGCATTAAATCGTCCCGTTATCAACTACTACTCAGAGAAAGGAAAAGTTTTCAAG ATCAATGCAGTAGGAAATGTAGATGAAATATTTGAACAAGTTCGCCCAATTTTCGACTCATGTAAG GTAACAAACTGA
- the LOC133030232 gene encoding UMP-CMP kinase isoform X1 gives MWRRVTLLSSLVSSSNASILNQGAFTFKFWETFSTEVAIQYAKPFITFVLGGPGSGKGTQCEKIVETYGFNHLSAGDLLRREIASETEYGTMILNTIREGKIVPSQVTVKIIQREMESSDNIKFLIDGFPRSEENRVAFEKITGAEPDLVLFFDCPEEEMVKRVLNRNQGRVDDNIETMKKRLKIFEALNRPVINYYSEKGKVFKINAVGNVDEIFEQVRPIFDSCNKLNHFCMN, from the exons ATGTGGAGGCGTGTCACTTTACTTTCTTCACTGGTTTCCTCCTCCAACGCCTCCATTCTTAACCAG GGAGCATTTACCttcaaattttgggaaacattTTCCACAGAGGTTGCTATACAATAT GCAAAACCTTTCATAACCTTCGTCTTAG GGGGCCCAGGTAGTGGAAAAGGTACACAATGTGAAAAGATCGTTGAAACCTATGGGTTCAATCATTTGAGTGCAGGAGATCTGCTTAGAAGGGAAATTGCCTCTGAAACTGAATATGG CACTATGATTCTAAATACTATCAGAGAAGGTAAAATTGTTCCCTCTCAAGTTACAGTCAAGATTATTCAGAGGGAGATGGAATCAAGTGACAATATAAAATTTCTTATCGACGGGTTCCCTCGAAGTGAAGAGAACCGTGTAGCttttgaaaaaatt ACTGGAGCAGAACCAGACTTGGTGCTTTTCTTTGACTGTCCCGAGGAAGAGATGGTGAAGCGAGTGCTAAATCGCAATCAG GGCAGAGTTGATGATAACATTGAAACGATGAAAAAACGTCTTAAAATTTTTGAAGCATTAAATCGTCCCGTTATCAACTACTACTCAGAGAAAGGAAAAGTTTTCAAG ATCAATGCAGTAGGAAATGTAGATGAAATATTTGAACAAGTTCGCCCAATTTTCGACTCAT GTAACAAACTGAACCATTTTTGCATGAATTAA
- the LOC133030232 gene encoding UMP-CMP kinase isoform X5, with translation MWRRVTLLSSLVSSSNASILNQAKPFITFVLGGPGSGKGTQCEKIVETYGFNHLSAGDLLRREIASETEYGTMILNTIREGKIVPSQVTVKIIQREMESSDNIKFLIDGFPRSEENRVAFEKITGAEPDLVLFFDCPEEEMVKRVLNRNQGRVDDNIETMKKRLKIFEALNRPVINYYSEKGKVFKINAVGNVDEIFEQVRPIFDSCNKLNHFCMN, from the exons ATGTGGAGGCGTGTCACTTTACTTTCTTCACTGGTTTCCTCCTCCAACGCCTCCATTCTTAACCAG GCAAAACCTTTCATAACCTTCGTCTTAG GGGGCCCAGGTAGTGGAAAAGGTACACAATGTGAAAAGATCGTTGAAACCTATGGGTTCAATCATTTGAGTGCAGGAGATCTGCTTAGAAGGGAAATTGCCTCTGAAACTGAATATGG CACTATGATTCTAAATACTATCAGAGAAGGTAAAATTGTTCCCTCTCAAGTTACAGTCAAGATTATTCAGAGGGAGATGGAATCAAGTGACAATATAAAATTTCTTATCGACGGGTTCCCTCGAAGTGAAGAGAACCGTGTAGCttttgaaaaaatt ACTGGAGCAGAACCAGACTTGGTGCTTTTCTTTGACTGTCCCGAGGAAGAGATGGTGAAGCGAGTGCTAAATCGCAATCAG GGCAGAGTTGATGATAACATTGAAACGATGAAAAAACGTCTTAAAATTTTTGAAGCATTAAATCGTCCCGTTATCAACTACTACTCAGAGAAAGGAAAAGTTTTCAAG ATCAATGCAGTAGGAAATGTAGATGAAATATTTGAACAAGTTCGCCCAATTTTCGACTCAT GTAACAAACTGAACCATTTTTGCATGAATTAA
- the LOC133030232 gene encoding UMP-CMP kinase isoform X3 produces the protein MWRRVTLLSSLVSSSNASILNQGAFTFKFWETFSTEAKPFITFVLGGPGSGKGTQCEKIVETYGFNHLSAGDLLRREIASETEYGTMILNTIREGKIVPSQVTVKIIQREMESSDNIKFLIDGFPRSEENRVAFEKITGAEPDLVLFFDCPEEEMVKRVLNRNQGRVDDNIETMKKRLKIFEALNRPVINYYSEKGKVFKINAVGNVDEIFEQVRPIFDSCNKLNHFCMN, from the exons ATGTGGAGGCGTGTCACTTTACTTTCTTCACTGGTTTCCTCCTCCAACGCCTCCATTCTTAACCAG GGAGCATTTACCttcaaattttgggaaacattTTCCACAGAG GCAAAACCTTTCATAACCTTCGTCTTAG GGGGCCCAGGTAGTGGAAAAGGTACACAATGTGAAAAGATCGTTGAAACCTATGGGTTCAATCATTTGAGTGCAGGAGATCTGCTTAGAAGGGAAATTGCCTCTGAAACTGAATATGG CACTATGATTCTAAATACTATCAGAGAAGGTAAAATTGTTCCCTCTCAAGTTACAGTCAAGATTATTCAGAGGGAGATGGAATCAAGTGACAATATAAAATTTCTTATCGACGGGTTCCCTCGAAGTGAAGAGAACCGTGTAGCttttgaaaaaatt ACTGGAGCAGAACCAGACTTGGTGCTTTTCTTTGACTGTCCCGAGGAAGAGATGGTGAAGCGAGTGCTAAATCGCAATCAG GGCAGAGTTGATGATAACATTGAAACGATGAAAAAACGTCTTAAAATTTTTGAAGCATTAAATCGTCCCGTTATCAACTACTACTCAGAGAAAGGAAAAGTTTTCAAG ATCAATGCAGTAGGAAATGTAGATGAAATATTTGAACAAGTTCGCCCAATTTTCGACTCAT GTAACAAACTGAACCATTTTTGCATGAATTAA
- the LOC133030232 gene encoding UMP-CMP kinase isoform X2, whose translation MWRRVTLLSSLVSSSNASILNQGAFTFKFWETFSTEVAIQYAKPFITFVLGGPGSGKGTQCEKIVETYGFNHLSAGDLLRREIASETEYGTMILNTIREGKIVPSQVTVKIIQREMESSDNIKFLIDGFPRSEENRVAFEKITGAEPDLVLFFDCPEEEMVKRVLNRNQGRVDDNIETMKKRLKIFEALNRPVINYYSEKGKVFKINAVGNVDEIFEQVRPIFDSCKVTN comes from the exons ATGTGGAGGCGTGTCACTTTACTTTCTTCACTGGTTTCCTCCTCCAACGCCTCCATTCTTAACCAG GGAGCATTTACCttcaaattttgggaaacattTTCCACAGAGGTTGCTATACAATAT GCAAAACCTTTCATAACCTTCGTCTTAG GGGGCCCAGGTAGTGGAAAAGGTACACAATGTGAAAAGATCGTTGAAACCTATGGGTTCAATCATTTGAGTGCAGGAGATCTGCTTAGAAGGGAAATTGCCTCTGAAACTGAATATGG CACTATGATTCTAAATACTATCAGAGAAGGTAAAATTGTTCCCTCTCAAGTTACAGTCAAGATTATTCAGAGGGAGATGGAATCAAGTGACAATATAAAATTTCTTATCGACGGGTTCCCTCGAAGTGAAGAGAACCGTGTAGCttttgaaaaaatt ACTGGAGCAGAACCAGACTTGGTGCTTTTCTTTGACTGTCCCGAGGAAGAGATGGTGAAGCGAGTGCTAAATCGCAATCAG GGCAGAGTTGATGATAACATTGAAACGATGAAAAAACGTCTTAAAATTTTTGAAGCATTAAATCGTCCCGTTATCAACTACTACTCAGAGAAAGGAAAAGTTTTCAAG ATCAATGCAGTAGGAAATGTAGATGAAATATTTGAACAAGTTCGCCCAATTTTCGACTCATGTAAG GTAACAAACTGA